The following coding sequences are from one Mytilus trossulus isolate FHL-02 chromosome 8, PNRI_Mtr1.1.1.hap1, whole genome shotgun sequence window:
- the LOC134728286 gene encoding agrin-like has translation MLRYIILLVPAIFLIVLAEEYERERRGYRCAMFLGHHCFGEPYDPQCGSNNMTYYNKCDFAKNHCRVRTIHLAHNGTCHGESQEGTLTHGEWIVLQYTCEMLLLKGCPDDIAEICASNGKTYNNECEYELQRCMHPELTILKREACLA, from the exons ATGCTTCGATACATAATCCTTCTTGTGCCTGCCATTt ttttgatcGTCCTAGCGGAGGAATATGAGAGAGAAAGAAGAGGTTATCGTTGTGCAATGTTTCTTGGACATCATTGTTTTGGTGAACCATATGATCCCCAGTGCGGATCTAACAACATGACTTATTATAATAA ATGCGACTTCGCCAAAAATCATTGCCGAGTAAGAACCATTCATCTAGCTCACAATGGCACCTGTCACGGAGAAAGTCAAGAAGGCACTCTAACCCACGGAGAATGGATCGTACTCCAGTATACATGTGAAATGCTGTTGCTGAAAGGATGTCCCGACGATATTGCTGAGATATGTGCTTCAAACGGAAAGACATACAATAATGA ATGTGAATATGAACTACAAAGATGTATGCACCCAGAGCTTACCATTCTTAAGAGGGAGGCTTGTCTAGCTTAG
- the LOC134728285 gene encoding follistatin-like — protein sequence MICQLPSSRSQNQIPKVISSLYDNLSFETEGYFEHGIYVEMNYDSILVLLIFQVFVSPCNTRALTRYYCELADRINCRARDEARTCGSDGKTYYNMCALNIATCDHPRLHAVHSGPCPTSSTITDLQTVPTQDGLQVAYDIFCLDLFHHNCLLERSFQLCGSNKATYINLCEFDKARCTHRNLHVVKYGPC from the exons ATGATCTGCCAGTTGCCTAGTTCTAGGTCACAAAATCAAATTCCTAAGGTTATTTCTTCTCTTTATGATAACTTATCATTTGAAACAGAAGGATATTTTGAGCACGGAATTTATGTTGAAATGAATTATGATTCCATTTTAGTTTTGTTGATCTTCCAAG tttttgTATCACCTTGTAATACCAGAGCCTTGACGAGATATTATTGTGAGCTTGCAGACAGAATCAACTGCAGAGCACGTGACGAGGCTAGAACATGTGGATCGGACGGCAAAACGTACTACAACAT GTGTGCTTTAAATATAGCAACTTGTGACCACCCAAGACTACATGCTGTCCACTCTGGACCATGTCCAACAAGTTCGACCATCACTGACCTACAAACAGTTCCCACACAAGATGGATTACAAGTGGCGTATGATATCTTCTGTCTGGATTTGTTTCACCACAACTGTTTATTGGAAAGGTCGTTCCAGTTATGTGGCTCTAATAAGGCAACATACATAAACTT GTGTGAATTTGACAAAGCCAGATGCACCCACAGAAACTTACACGTAGTTAAATACGGACCAtgctaa
- the LOC134727331 gene encoding selenoprotein H-like: MPAKKRKPQETADNKETVKTSPAKKSKKATETDAISFKLIVEYWYETVFKRRAETVVADLRQTFGEVEVEFNPSKPRRGSFEFTLVKEGKATLIWTGVKKGPPRKNKFPETPDLIIEEIKKNL, translated from the exons ATGCCTGCTAAGAAAAGAAAGCCACAAGAAACTGCTGATAACAAAGAAACTGTTAAAACTAGTCCGGCGAAAAAATCGAAGAAAGCCACAGAAACAGACGCTATCAGTTTCAAACTCATTGTTGAATATTGGTATGAAACag TATTCAAGCGCAGGGCTGAAACAGTAGTAGCAGACTTGCGCCAGACCTTTGGTGAGGTGGAAGTGGAGTTCAATCCTTCCAAACCTCGCCGTGGAAGTTTTGAGTTTACTCTGGTTAAGGAGGGAAAGG cAACCTTGATATGGACAGGGGTAAAGAAAGGACCACCTAGGAAGAATAAATTCCCAGAAACACCAGATCTAATTATTGAGGAAATCAAAAAGAATCTATAA